The following are from one region of the Capsicum annuum cultivar UCD-10X-F1 chromosome 1, UCD10Xv1.1, whole genome shotgun sequence genome:
- the LOC107847992 gene encoding protein SHORT-ROOT, protein MEKSLFFTKPTNYSYFLEKKNVQYHHFHGHHHIHLINMQNPNQQPHHENSSSRSQSPEYGEPVSDAKWAPRLLRECATAIYNKDSRKIHHLLWMLNELASPYGDCNQKLAFYFLQALFCKATDTGLRCYKTLTSASEKSKSFDSSRKLILKFQEVSPWTTFGHVASNGALLEALDGENKLHIIDISDTFCTQWPTLLEALATRNDETPHLKLTVVVTESILVKSVMKEVAQRMGKFARLMGVPFEFNVISELNHLKELTKESLNIQEEEALAVNCIGALRKVEIEERGAVIRMLQSLNPKVVTIVEHEADFSSTRNDFVKSFEECLRFYTLYFEMLDESFPTTSNERLVIERESSKCIVKVLACDNEISDQGDSERRERGNQWSERLRECFTPSPLNDDAVDDVKALLKRYKAGWSLVQQQVDQESPGIYLTWREEQVVWASSWKPQEKSMEGAT, encoded by the coding sequence ATGGAGAAAAGTCTTTTCTTTACCAAACCTACAAATTATAGTTATTTCTTAGAAAAAAAGAATGTTCAATATCATCACTTTCATGGTCATCATCATATTCATTTGATAAACATGCAAAACCCTAATCAACAACCTCATCATGAAAACTCATCATCAAGAAGTCAATCACCGGAATATGGAGAGCCGGTTTCCGATGCCAAATGGGCTCCTAGGCTTCTCCGGGAGTGTGCTACCGCGATTTATAACAAGGATTCGAGAAAGATCCATCACTTGTTGTGGATGTTGAATGAACTTGCTTCTCCCTATGGTGATTGCAATCAGAAATTGGCATTTTATTTCTTGCAAGCCCTTTTTTGTAAGGCCACAGACACTGGCTTGAGGTGTTACAAAACCCTAACTTCAGCATCTGAAAAGAGCAAATCATTTGATTCATCAAGGAAATTGATCCTAAAGTTCCAAGAGGTAAGTCCATGGACAACTTTTGGTCACGTCGCATCAAATGGTGCACTTTTAGAAGCATTAGATGGAGAGAATAAGCTTCATATAATTGATATAAGTGACACCTTTTGTACTCAATGGCCAACTTTGCTTGAAGCCTTGGCTACACGAAATGACGAAACTCCACATCTTAAGCTCACGGTTGTGGTCACGGAGAGCATCCTAGTGAAGTCTGTTATGAAAGAAGTAGCGCAAAGGATGGGGAAATTTGCTAGGTTAATGGGAGTGCCTTTTGAGTTCAATGTTATAAGTGAATTAAACCACTTGAAAGAACTCACAAAGGAGAGTTTGAATATACAAGAAGAGGAAGCATTGGCTGTGAATTGCATCGGAGCATTGAGAAAAGTTGAAATAGAAGAAAGGGGAGCTGTTATAAGAATGCTTCAATCTCTTAACCCTAAAGTTGTGACAATAGTAGAACATGAAGCTGATTTTTCAAGCACAAGGAATGACTTTGTTAAGTCTTTTGAAGAATGCCTTAGGTTCTACACATTATACTTTGAGATGCTTGATGAAAGTTTTCCAACAACGAGCAACGAAAGGCTAGTGATCGAAAGGGAATCTTCTAAATGCATAGTTAAGGTTTTGGCTTGTGATAATGAAATTAGTGATCAAGGAGATagtgaaagaagagaaagaggaaatCAATGGTCTGAAAGGCTCAGAGAATGTTTCACCCCATCTCCACTAAATGATGATGCTGTTGATGATGTTAAGGCCTTGCTTAAGAGGTACAAAGCTGGATGGTCACTTGTTCAACAACAAGTAGATCAAGAGTCACCAGGAATTTACTTGACATGGAGAGAAGAACAAGTGGTATGGGCTTCCTCATGGAAACCTCAGGAAAAATCAATGGAGGGAGCGACATAA